The following nucleotide sequence is from Labeo rohita strain BAU-BD-2019 chromosome 3, IGBB_LRoh.1.0, whole genome shotgun sequence.
ttgtaGTTGGCTCGTGTCATAGACAGGCTGGCTAACTTTGCAGAGAAATACGCTGACCTGCCGACTTTAGGCTTCACTCATTATCAGTGAGTTCAATGCATGTAGCAGACCTCACAAACAAATGTTTAGATATTACAGCATGTTTAAAGTTTGCATGTAAAATGAcctcttttgtctttttattttccttCTGTCTTTCCTTATCTCTCTGTCTTATGTTCTTTAATGAACTACCCATGTAATTTTGACAAATtccactcactcactcattttGTAACCTGTACAACATTATATTCCATACTGATTTTCATATTCTTTTAACTTTtccttatttaaaacaacaatactAGGCCTTTTGGTTTTATTGTCCCTCTCCTCGTCCTCATCTTTTTGTCAGACCAGCTCAGCTGACTACAGTGGGGAAGCGTGCTTGTCTGTGGCTACAGGATCTGGTCATGGACATGCGTAATCTTCAGCGTGCAAGAGACGACCTGCGATTCCGGGGCGTCAAAGGAACCACAGGCACTCAGGCCAGCTTCCTGCAGCTCTTTGATGGGGATCATGAGAAGGTATATTTAAAGTAAGCagggctgtcaaaattaacatgTCAGTCATGcgattaatttatttcagtttaacagcattcattttttttccctgacaTTCTTTGGCTAGCATTACAGTACACTCAACCCCTGACAAGATTCAGTTCAAGGTGAACAATGTACATTTCATGGGCCATGTGATAACTCCACATGgtgtgaaaataaatttttaaatctgaaactcttattgctatttttaccccAGAGCATCAGCATAGCCTGTATTTGGATTTTATGTAGCTTTGAAATATGTTGTGGACTGTGCAGTTTTGTATCCTGAAGGGAAGAATGTCAGTAACATCATATTATTGTGGAGTAAACTGTGTTTAAACTGACATTTTTAGTTTTGACTGTTTTCTCTGTTAGGTGGAGGAGTTGGATAGGAAGGTCACTGAGTTGGCTggatttaaaaagtatgttaTTTACTTTTTGAATTGATTGTTTACCaaatactttaaatatcttgGTTCATAAATGGTTCATGTTATTCAGTAGTGTGTTGTTGGCTGGATTCTTACATTGTACATGATTTTGTGTGCACATGGTTAATCAGTTCCTTGTTTTTTCATACCAGATCATACCTGGTGACTAGTCAGACGTACAGTCGTAAGGTGGATATCGACACACTCTGTGTGTTGGCCAGCCTCGGAGCCACAGTACATAAGGTCAGACACGAATAATGAACTCGGATCagctttatgcatttaaaaatgagcTGCTGTAATGGTCTGCAATGATCACAGAACAACAGCTAACATCAGTTTTGTTAGAATGACTCtctttttcaatttatttatgaatgtatgtatgtatttattttgtttggctgTAGATTTGCACTGATATCCGTCTGTTGGCTAATCTGAAAGAAATTGAGGAGCCGTTTGAGAAAGAGCAGATTGGTGAGTTTGTTTGTGAGACAGAATATTTTGTCATATAAATCAGCCTCTTTGATCTGTCATGTTTGTCTCTGGCTGTAGGTTCCAGTGCCGTGCCGTACAAGAGAAACCCCATGCTTGCGGAGCGCTGCTGTGGTCTTGCTCGCCACCTGATGGCGCTGGTGTCAGACCCTCTGCAAACAGCAGCAGTGCAGTGGCTGGAAAGAACCCTGGACGACAGCGCTAACAGGCACTATTATGAAATCTGTTGACTGACCATATGATGTAGCACTGCACTGTTTTAAAGATGCAACTTTAGACTCACTATTTTAGACCAACTTACTGTctcaaatttttttattatgtgtattCAGGAGGATCTCATTGCCAGAGTCCTTCCTCACAGCAGACATCATCCTCAGCACTCTGCAGAACATCACTGAAGGACTGGTGGTGTATCctaaggtgtgtgtgtgtgcaactCTCAGTAAATATCTAATTTTAACGAATATTGTTAAATAACGTTAATAACGTTTTTATTAGGGCTGGCAATTATTTGgtaaattttaatcaaatttggTCAAATGAATCACAATTGATTGCAGATACACTActgtgcaaaatgtttttttttttaaacgattTGTTTTAGTCGCTTAAGTTTACTAAGAttgcatttattagatcaacgtacagtaaaaacattaatactgtgaaatattactacaatataaagtaattgttttctattttaatatgttctaaataaaatttattcctgcgatacaaagctgaattttcagcatcattactccagtcttctgtgtcatatgacccttcagaaatcattcataaAAGTATTTCTTTCTCCGAAACTCATAAGTctgtatttcatataaatgatcatttttatttttttatttaaattttattaagtgCTGCTTTGATGgatctgtttttaaattatgttctaATAgtagaaattatttatttaattaattattaattatttatttatttttaaaggtttttaaacaatataagtATTTGCTAAGAAAAGCTCCAAATTAAGAAATTCATAACTGTATATTAGACAATTTATTCtatacttttataatatatcacaataaaaaGACAGCTCTAgttgttaattttttgttaataattatcTCTCTTTTTATAGGTGATTGAGAGGCATATCTGTCATGAGCTGCCCTTCATGGCTACTGAAAATATCATCATGGCCATGGTGAAGGCCGGAGGAAACAGA
It contains:
- the adsl gene encoding adenylosuccinate lyase isoform X2, whose protein sequence is MEGSGEEFTKYRSPLVSRYACKDMSYNFSDRNKFITWRQLWIYLAEAQKELGLPITDAQLSEMKSHLKDIDFVMAAEKERKLRHDVLAHVHTFAHYCPTAAPIIHWGATSCYVGDNMDLIMLRDGFDILLPKLARVIDRLANFAEKYADLPTLGFTHYQPAQLTTVGKRACLWLQDLVMDMRNLQRARDDLRFRGVKGTTGTQASFLQLFDGDHEKVEELDRKVTELAGFKKSYLVTSQTYSRKVDIDTLCVLASLGATVHKICTDIRLLANLKEIEEPFEKEQIGSSAVPYKRNPMLAERCCGLARHLMALVSDPLQTAAVQWLERTLDDSANRRISLPESFLTADIILSTLQNITEGLVVYPKVIERHICHELPFMATENIIMAMVKAGGNRQDCHGHIHVLSQQAAAVVKQEGGHNDLLDRVKADPYFSPILGQLDALLDPKTFIGRAPQQVTRFLAEEVRPVLEPYKSKMDVKIELEL
- the adsl gene encoding adenylosuccinate lyase isoform X1, producing MEGSGEEFTKYRSPLVSRYACKDMSYNFSDRNKFITWRQLWIYLAEAQKELGLPITDAQLSEMKSHLKDIDFVMAAEKERKLRHDVLAHVHTFAHYCPTAAPIIHWGATSCYVGDNMDLIMLRDGFDILLPKLARVIDRLANFAEKYADLPTLGFTHYQPAQLTTVGKRACLWLQDLVMDMRNLQRARDDLRFRGVKGTTGTQASFLQLFDGDHEKVEELDRKVTELAGFKKSYLVTSQTYSRKVDIDTLCVLASLGATVHKICTDIRLLANLKEIEEPFEKEQIGSSAVPYKRNPMLAERCCGLARHLMALVSDPLQTAAVQWLERTLDDSANRRISLPESFLTADIILSTLQNITEGLVVYPKVIERHICHELPFMATENIIMAMVKAGGNRQMIRIRKRKDCHGHIHVLSQQAAAVVKQEGGHNDLLDRVKADPYFSPILGQLDALLDPKTFIGRAPQQVTRFLAEEVRPVLEPYKSKMDVKIELEL